In a genomic window of Candidatus Saccharimonadales bacterium:
- a CDS encoding cupredoxin domain-containing protein, with product MQPEFNPQPEPQPQSQPQPQPDNTPFQTPETPTPPQKSPKTKILVILLAVIVVLAIGSGITWFVMSKVSTSETTQQATAPAKVTITKDGFTPASIKVKKDQAVEWINDDGTPHSIASDPHPSHDQLPGLDSIDPLNTGESYLFTFETTGTYTYHDDVNPDKFKGTVIVE from the coding sequence ATGCAACCTGAATTTAACCCTCAACCTGAACCTCAACCACAATCTCAGCCTCAACCACAGCCAGATAACACCCCGTTTCAGACACCAGAAACACCGACGCCACCTCAGAAATCACCCAAAACAAAGATACTTGTTATACTTCTTGCGGTTATCGTCGTCCTTGCAATAGGCAGTGGCATCACCTGGTTCGTGATGAGCAAAGTATCCACGTCTGAAACAACACAGCAGGCAACAGCACCGGCGAAAGTAACCATCACAAAAGACGGCTTTACTCCCGCATCTATCAAAGTGAAAAAAGACCAAGCTGTCGAATGGATAAACGATGACGGAACACCTCATAGCATCGCATCCGATCCTCATCCTTCACACGACCAGCTTCCAGGCCTTGATAGCATTGACCCTCTTAACACTGGTGAATCTTACCTATTCACCTTTGAAACCACCGGAACATATACCTATCATGACGATGTAAACCCTGACAAGTTCAAGGGAACGGTGATCGTTGAATAA
- a CDS encoding endo alpha-1,4 polygalactosaminidase — protein MNKFISSKKIVLSAIGLLVGVASIGSVAHAVDLLASIEPENGTLQNPAKVITDTTASGGKAVQFGVATTTTPPPTTPPTPPPSTPPSTGSYKKLTPGTAWQWQLTGTINETILDGVNNSKKMYDIDVYDTPAPTITRLKAKGITVICYFSAGSAENWRPDYSKFPASVMGKGLDGWAGEKWLDVRQLDVLRPIMGARMDMAKDKGCDGLEPDNVDAYTNSTGFPLTAAHQAAYNRMLAQEGHKRNLSVGLKNDVDQIATLVNDFDWALNEQCYQYNECDGYKVFIQQGKAVFGVEYSLDISKFCSKANTANYDWLKKSLNLGATPRTTCR, from the coding sequence ATGAATAAATTTATATCTTCAAAAAAAATCGTACTTTCTGCTATCGGACTTCTTGTCGGTGTAGCAAGCATAGGCAGCGTCGCTCATGCAGTCGACCTACTGGCAAGTATCGAACCTGAAAATGGCACCCTGCAAAACCCTGCAAAAGTAATTACCGACACGACGGCATCAGGCGGAAAAGCAGTCCAGTTTGGCGTCGCAACAACGACCACACCTCCACCGACTACCCCTCCAACACCTCCGCCATCAACACCACCTAGTACGGGTTCTTACAAAAAACTTACCCCTGGCACTGCTTGGCAATGGCAGTTAACTGGTACGATTAATGAAACTATCTTGGACGGGGTGAACAATAGCAAAAAAATGTACGACATTGATGTTTACGATACTCCCGCACCAACAATCACCCGATTAAAAGCTAAAGGCATAACGGTCATTTGTTATTTTAGTGCTGGTTCGGCAGAAAACTGGCGACCAGACTACAGCAAATTCCCTGCATCCGTCATGGGTAAGGGTCTTGATGGCTGGGCTGGCGAAAAATGGCTTGATGTACGCCAACTTGACGTGCTACGGCCAATCATGGGTGCACGTATGGACATGGCTAAGGACAAGGGCTGTGACGGCCTAGAACCTGACAACGTGGATGCATACACTAACAGCACGGGATTCCCGCTTACTGCCGCTCATCAGGCCGCATACAACCGTATGCTTGCCCAGGAAGGTCACAAGCGTAACCTATCAGTCGGTCTAAAAAACGACGTTGACCAAATTGCGACACTCGTAAACGACTTTGACTGGGCACTCAACGAGCAATGCTACCAATACAACGAATGTGACGGCTATAAAGTGTTCATTCAACAAGGCAAAGCAGTCTTTGGCGTCGAATACAGCTTGGACATCAGCAAGTTCTGCTCAAAAGCGAATACCGCTAACTACGACTGGCTCAAAAAGAGTTTGAACCTCGGTGCAACCCCTAGAACCACTTGTCGATAA